DNA from Triticum aestivum cultivar Chinese Spring chromosome 7D, IWGSC CS RefSeq v2.1, whole genome shotgun sequence:
CTCATGCGGATCCAGTAGGGGATGGGGCGGTTCTGGCGCTGCTTCTTGGCCAGCTTCTGCTTGATCCGGAAGGTCTTGTGCGACGGCTGCGGCGGATTGGAGGCGACGGGTCAGCGAGGATCCATGAAGGAGGGAACACGGGGAGAGGAATCGAAGCAGGGGGAGAGGGATTCGAGGGAGAGTGAACGGAGATG
Protein-coding regions in this window:
- the LOC123167131 gene encoding 60S ribosomal protein L39, whose amino-acid sequence is MPSHKTFRIKQKLAKKQRQNRPIPYWIRMRTDNTIRYNAKRRHWRRTKLGF